The sequence GCTGGACTTCACGCAGGTGACGCGGGTGCCGCGGATGCCGGCGTTCATGCGCGGGGTGATCAACCTGCGCGGGTCGGTGGTGCCGGTGGTGGACCTGCGGCTGCGGTTCGGGATGGGGGTGACCGAGCGCACGGTGAACACGTGCGTGATCATCGCCGAGGTGGAGGTGCTGGGCGAGCGCACGCTGCTGGGGGCGCTGGCGGACTCGGTGCAGGAGGTCATCGACCTGGGGCCGGGCCAGATCGACCCGCCGCCGCGGCTG comes from bacterium and encodes:
- a CDS encoding chemotaxis protein CheW gives rise to the protein LDFTQVTRVPRMPAFMRGVINLRGSVVPVVDLRLRFGMGVTERTVNTCVIIAEVEVLGERTLLGALADSVQEVIDLGPGQIDPPPRLGGSISAEFIRGMGKREEGFVIILDADRVFSGEELALVQGAGAEAAVTA